The Arachis duranensis cultivar V14167 chromosome 9, aradu.V14167.gnm2.J7QH, whole genome shotgun sequence genomic sequence ataatctgACTTCTGATATTCCTTCAGCGCTGCCTGCTTCACAGATTCGTTTATCTCATCAATCTTGTAGCTAGTTACTACCAAAGGTGCGAAACTTCCATGAATGAATGTGTTTGATTTTCCATGGACATATACCTGACACGTAGTACATATATAGTTAATTTGACCATCCAAATTTCTATAATCTCATTTGAATCTTCTTATTGGCaggctttattttttttttcttttccaaaaataCCACCGTATGTAACAAGTCATCAAAACTACTTTTGCCAAGACAACTGACTAAACTTGTTGATTATTTGCCTCTAATGTTCCATACTAGCCAATCAATGCATCATTCTTTTGCATATTCACATCAATCATATCCATATCCAAACGCCAAACGATCAAGCTATTTCTATGTCTTTCCTCAAACCCATATTACTCCAAATTTGCCTTTTCTTATTCTTCAAATTTTCCATAGACGAAGCAAATGACAATAACCAACTTGAGTACCTCAGTCACAGTTGCTCAACCAACAAAACCTTCCCTCCCAACACCACCTACGAATCCAACCTACACACCCTCGTCACCTCTTTCTCTTCCGTTGCCGCCACTGCTGAGTTCTACAGCACCACTTCCTCCGGCGGAGATGCCACCGGTGTAACAATCTATGGCATGTTCATGTGCAGGGGCGACATCAAGAGCCAGAAATGCCAAAAATGCATTGAAATGGCAACCCAGAAAATAGCCTTAAGTTGTCCAAACTCCAAAGAAGCCATAATTTGGTACCATGAGTGCATGGTTCGTTACTCCAATCGCTCTTTCTTCTCAACCGTGGACGAATGGCCGCGGCCTAAGTACATCAGTCATCACGAAACCTCGAATATAACCACGGAAGGGAGCTATGGATGGTTGTTAGCAACCACGTTGAACGATGCCATTGCTGAGGCTGCGAAATCTGCCAATGCCAATAAGAAATTTGCAACAAAACATGTGAGCTTGGGAGGGTCTCAGAATGTGTATACACTTGTTCAGTGCACACCTGATTTGTCGAGCCAAGATTGCAGCAAGTGTTTGAATGATGTGATGAAAGATATTCCTATCTGCTGTTTGGGAACAGATGGTGGAATGGTTTTGTATCCAAGCTGCAATTTGATGTTTGGCTTACATCGATTCTACTCCGACGCTAATCTTCCTATTAATTGGTACCAACTACCTAAACCTTTTGTTGGTAAACCACTTTCAGGTAAACCTCTTACTATGCTATTAAATATCTTACATTAATTCTTGTCGGTttgcaaagaaaaatgtttcatTTGGCGTATACACACACACTTGCTAGTTGTTACATATCCACCGCCACGCCAATATATCCTAATATAGTTATTTTGTTCTTTAGTTAGTGGTAGTTATTTGTCAGTTAAAGTATAGCTAATGATTTTCgtaaataatttataacttaattaaaaaatatcatagttGCACAAATAATACTATTGTAGAAAAAGATATAGCCGTGTAAGAGATAAATTGATTAGGGAAGGGGGAGTGGACCAAAGTCCCGTGTGGTAAAAAGTATTCTCGAGTTTATGCGCAAATGGATGAACCTACTTGGCAATTTggcataaaataataataaacatatgaataaataaaataaaacaaagactATTTTCCATGTGTTTCATAGCTTTCATATTTCCAAAAGACTGCAAGATAACTAGTGGTCatctacatatataaataataattttttcccTTGTTTTTAATCAATTACATCTAATGTAGAATATGATTCCATTCTGGCCAGCTGGCTATAGTGATAGTTGTTGAAATGATCATGTTCTAGCCGCCACCAACCAATTAACCCACCCGTATCAATAATCGACCATTCATTATATCCTCGCTCTAATTACTCTCCACTTTAATTAAACACGAAAGATCAGAGTTAGTTAGGAATGATGTAATATAATGTCGTTTCTTAAACTCATATTATTCAACTACCTTTGCTTCTTTCTCAGTCTCATCACCACCTTCAATTTGTTCATAACCGAAGccagtaataataataataataatcatagtAATGAGCTTGATTACTTGAAATGCGATTGTTTAAACAACAAAACCATCTCTCCTATTATTCCCACTACCATCTACAGATCCAACCTCCAAACCCTTCTCACCTCCCTCTCTTCCCACGCGGCCACCGCCGGCTTCTACAACGCCACCGCCGGCGGCGGCCACCCGAACGAAACAATCTATGGGATGTACATGTGCCGCGGTGACGTCAGCAACCAGACATGCCAAGAGTGCGTAGAAACAGCAAAGCAGGAAATAGGGTCAAGGTGTGGGAATAACTCGAAAGAAGGCATAATTTGGTACCACCAATGCTTCCTTCGCTACTCGAATCGTTCGTTCTTCTCTACCTTGGATGAGTGGCCTCGCCTTGAGTACATCGTTCACAACAATGGCAGCAATGCGGGCAATGAAGGAAGCTACGGGTGGTTGTTGGCGAGCACGTTGAACGAGGCAATTGAAGAGGCGAAGAGCAAGATGAAGAAATTTGCAACAAAACACGCGAGCTTGAATGGTTCTAAGAACGTATATACACTTGTTCAGTGCACTCCGGATCTGTGGAGAGAAGATTGCAGTAAGTGTTTGAATGATTTAATGAAGGATATTCCTATGTGCTGTTTGGGAACCGATGGTGGGATGGTTCTTTCTCCAAGCTGCAATTTGATGTTCGGATTACGCCAATTTTACTCCAATGTTACTATTCGTACCACCTGGAATTCACTACCTAATTCTAGACTTGGTAAATATCAAACTAAGCTTTCAGGTAAAACTTTCCTCTTGgcttaattttgtaattttttattttttatttattttatgctaaatttttgtttatttttaggtaaaagttaaaaatttataaataatttgatagatttaactatttttaGCTATTAACTCCAAATAAAGTTAACTGCATCTaaatttttatcctatttttaagAGCGATTAGACTGTTTGATAGCATGCTATAACATTACTTGTCTCAAAAACTTGAactaatagtaaaaaaaacGGGGGAAAGTGACTTTGTGACTTAAACCTAAAGTTATTTGTGACTTTGTGTAAAACTTTGATTTCTAATATTGTCTCAAAACTAAATTCATAATATTTAAACAAATatcatcttttaatttaattagtatatAAAATGCTAAGACTCGCAGTGGAAATAATACTTCAACTTATTAAGCGATATTTATGAAAGCCACTGAAGAAACACTTGCATTATTGAATTCACGGGCAATATTGATTGTTATGCAGGGAAACCAAGTGGCAGAAGATTAAAGATTATCATAGCGTCTACTGTTCCTATTGTTGCTTTCTTGATGCTTTATTTCTTTGGCTATCATTTCCGGCGGATAAATGCTCTGCGGCGTTATAAGGCTATCCTTAAAGAAAATTGTATGTAATGTGTGTAAAAAGGAAAATCAGTCCTTATGAACTTTCGTTTTCTAATTAAGCTTAGCAATTATATACTTTATTCTTATGCTGCATGCTATTCATATTTCGCGTATCTTTGTGTAGTTGGAAACGAAAGTACTACTTTGGAGTCATTGCAATTTGACTTAGTTACGATTGAAGAAGCAACAAACAATTTTTCTTGTGCAAACTTGATAGGTAAAGGTGGATTTGGAGAAGTTTACAAGGTGAGAGATGAAATTAGTACAATATATACATgttactttattttgttttctcctTGTATTAATTCCTAAGTTATTTATATAGGGCATTCTTTCTGATGGACGAGAAATAGCGGTAAAAAGATTATCAATAACTTCCGAGCAAGGCATTGCGGAATTTAAGAATGAAGTTTTGCTGATAGCTAAACTTCAACACAGAAATCTTGTTGCATTATTGGGATTTTGCTTACAAGAAGGAGAGAAAATACTTATTTATGAATTTGTTCCTAACAAGAGCCTAGACTACTTTTTATTCGGTTAGTTTGTTAATCCCTTGAGcttaatttttataaagttcCTTGTTGTTTTCTTTGTATTCATGGAATTCTATTTGTTATCTCTCACCTGTACCTTCCTTGATAAATTTTGCAGGTTCTGAACTGCATAGGCTATTAAGTTGGTGTGAGAGATTTAAAATTATAGGCGGAATTGCTAGTGCAATTCTTTATTTACATGAGTATTCTCGCCTCAAAATTATACACCGTGATATCAAACCTAGTAATATTTTATTAGATGCCAACATGAATCctaaaatttcagattttggcATGGCAAGAATGGttgctattgatcaagatcaaGGACGAACACGTAGAATTGTGGGAACATAGTAAGTTCTAAACTTGTTAATTGCTTACCATCTAAATACACTTGGCATGTGTTAAATTGGATTTATAAAGATCAGATACTTAGTAAGGCTACAATGATAACCATGTAACTATTAGTGTGCATCTTATACATAGATAAgcataatatttattttggttaGATTATCCACAAAGAAGTTATTGTTATTCTTTATGTATTTAACTATTGCTTGTTAGTTTAATATCATTGATTTCCTTTTTGCAGTGGTTATATGTCCCCAGAATATGCTATGTTAGGAAAATATTCGGAAAAATCTGATATCTTCAGTTTTGGAGTTATGATTTTGGAGATTGTTAGTGgcaaaaaaaattcttcttaTGACTCTTACTACAACGATGGTCTCTTGAGTCATGTGAGTACCAAACAACTAGTTTTTCTCAATCAATTTAATAGtgtatacacacacacacagacaCATATGATTTCAGTGTTTAATATGATGAGATGGTTGTAGGCTTGGAAGCAATGGAGAGATGGGACACCATTTGAAATACTGGACCCAAATCTACATGAATCATGTTCTCAAATGGAAGTGATTAGATGCATCCAAGTTGGTTTACTATGTGTTCAAGAAAATCCTAATGATAGGCCACAAATGGCAGAAGTAGTTTCATATCTAAGTAACCTCTCCATTGAGTTGCCATTTCCTCACGAGCCTGCTTTTTTTGTACATGGTAGAATGAATCCAAATATGGTCGCACTAGAAGTTGATTCAGGACACCTAAGCAATTGTTCCACTCAACATTCACTCAACGAAATGTCTATTAGTATCTCTGTTCCACGATAGTACGAGGTCAATTGAAGCCATTACACGTGTGTGTTAGTGTGTACATATATGAAATTcaaattcttttattcaaataatgGATATAATAAATATCAGTTACTTTGAATTGATGTGCAAATACTTGTTCTGTATCAACTGTGAGAGCACATTTGgttctttatatttatttctgTGTTTGTGCCCACAAGggaatttgtttatttgttgTAGAAAAGTTTTGTATTGCTTCTTGTTTATAGAGGAACGTgttctagttcattaatgaatGTGTCTGCTATTCCTGAAAAGAGTAAGTCCTGAGTTATTATGTGTTCTACTTCTAAGTTCTTTTCTGGTTCTGAGCATTTTTCTCATAATACAAATCTTCCAAGAGAATATTTGGTTTTGGAATTAAAATGGAGGAGGTAGGAGTAAATGATTCGTTAAACCAAGAAATAAAATCATCTAAGTAAAATACGCATATAAAAATTGGGAGAAGAGTTAGTTGTGCTCCCTAACTGCAAAATCAGGTTCGAATTCTTCCAGCTTTATTCCTACATTTCTACGTTGAATGCTACTGCACTTGATGGAGACCCTCTATTGTTCAATGGTAATTCCTTGGAATAAAATTAGTCTGTTAAAAATGTTTCTTCTGTAATAAAATTTCATTAGGTATTTTCCTTGGAATCTTTTCTGTTGTCCTTTGCCTAAGTTCCTTAATAATTACATAATGTGAAACAGACAACTAGATTTTTTTTAACGAACTTTCCAACTCATTAACAGTGATCAAATGCTTTTAATTAATACAACGGGCTAAAAAATCCGATGCTTACGTCCCCATCAATGAGTAATGGGGGTAGCCAAGTTGCCATCTAGGACCCATGCAAAAGTGTTGGCTTCTCCACCTACAAGATTTGACAAAACGATTGGATAAGAATCTCAAGATAAATACAATTCGACActtacattttattttctcacatTGAAATAAATATAAGTTTGCAAATAATAATCCACAGAGAACGGAAGAAGGTGTGTCATTCACGTTTCCATTATTGGCAAAGTCGCTAGCGCAGTTGTCCAAAGAGGTCAAATCCTGCTTTGTTGACTCATGCTCACGGTTCCAATTATATCatacattttcttttcatatatGGCCACCTCTACAGTGCTCCTTTTCAATGAACATTTACAACACTAAGAGTTATCATTATTatcatttctttattttccctttcttaatGCAGAAACCTTTATTCACAACTTCACGACCTTCATCATCATGTTCGACACCAAAAATATCACACTACCATTCTTACTTAGAACCCTAACACTAACAGTACTTTTGACTTCAGAACATGCCTCAGCTTCTGTTTTCGATTCAGTCAACTGCACAACCAACTCCACCTTCGCTCCAAACAGCACCTTCGACGTCAACCTCAGCACACTCTTCTCATATCTTACTTCCAACGTCACCAACGGCAACAATCTCAGGTTCTTCAACGCAACTGTAGGCTCTCACGGTTCAGACGCCGCCGTCTACGGCCTCTTCATGTGCCGTGGTGACGTGCCACTTGCACTGTGCCGAGAGTGCGTCGGTTTCGCAGCGCAGAACATAGCCTCGTCGTGTCCCTCTGCTAACGAGGCTGTCATCTGGTACAACGAGTGCTTGTTACGCTACTCCaacagattcttcttctccaccATGGACGAATGGCCAAGGTACCTACACTACAGTTTAAGAATTTCAATTAGTTTGAGTTGTAAAGTTTTGGATCTTGTATAATCTGCTTGTGTTTAGGTACCAGATCAAGATCCCGTTGGGGGACCCTGTGGTTTTGCACAGCAAAGGTTTCTACAGTGCTTTAGGGTCCATATTCAATGGGATTGGAAATGAAGCAGCCTTGGCTCTTGGCGGTTCTGATAACAAGTATGCAGTGAAACAAGCTGCCGCCACGGCCACCACCACAGTGTACGGTCTTGCTCAGTGCACGCCGGACCTCTCAGCCGCTGACTGCAAGCGGTGTATCGTGGACGCGACGGCTGAATTTCCAAGGACTTGCTGCGGCGGGAGCATAGGGGGAAGTGTTATGTTTCCAAGTTGCATTGTTAGGTATGAAACGTATCCGTTTTATCAGCATTCAGGTACCTCCGGGACATTAACAACAACTAATAAGGGTCAGTTcatattctttcttttaattaatattaaaactCAATTAGAAATGAATGTTAGGAATAGGATTATCAAAGTTTTTGCATCCATTCAAATTTGAGTAAGAAAAGGTTAAATAGTTCTATGTTTTGACAGGAGGAGGAAATAGCAGAACACAAGTGATTGCTATGGTTGCAGTTGTGGTTGTGATTTTGGTGATGGTTTTATGCTTTGGCTACTTTTACCTTCGAAGAAAACTGAGGAAGAGACGCAAGACTGGTCTCAGAATCAGAAAAAACTGTAATTCCAGTTAACTAGTTTCCTCTAACTCTCAATTCTCAACTCTCAACCTTGATAGAAAAGCCTAGAGTAGTTTGAAACTCTGTTCTTGTGAACTTTGTTTTGTTGTAGTTAGGCCTGATATGAGTGCCTCAGAGTCTTTGGAATTTGATTTGGATACAATTCAATTCGCAACAAACAATTTTTCTCAAGGGAGCAGGATAGGAAAAGGAGGGTATGGAGAAGTCTACAAGGTGCTACATTATGTAAAACGATGTGATGAGAATAATGTAACATTATGGTTCTTGTTCTATTTTCTTGCACTTTCGTACTAATGGCCTGAAGTTCTAGGGAATTCTTCCAAGCGGAGAAGAAATAGCAGTGAAGAGGCTCTCAAGAAATTCGGGACAAGGGGCGGAGGAGTTCAAGAATGAAGTGTTGTTGATAGCTAAACTTCAGCACAGGAATTTGGTGAGGTTAATCGGATTCTGCCTCGAAGATCAAGAGAGTATACTTATCTATGAATATGTACCTAACAAGAGCCTTGATCACTTCCTATTTGGTATGCTAATTCAATTATTTGTCACCTCTTacatcattatttaattaaattatttagttGTTCATAGAAAAGATCCGTCTGTTTTTTCTCACCTGGTTGGTTGATGACAATCTTAGATCCCTCCAAGCGAAGAGAATTAACTTGGTCGCAGcgttataaaatcataaagGGAATTGTTCGAGGAATTCTTTATCTTCATGAAGATTCTCGTCTCATGATAATACATCGAGACCTCAAACCAAGCAATGTTCTACTAGATAATCAAATGAATCCCAAAATTTCTGACTTTGGAATGGCGAGGATAGTAGATACAGATCACATCCAAGGATGTACTAACAGAGTAGTGGGCACATAGTGAGTCATATATCCTTAACTTTACCAGCTAAATTCCTCTACACATGATAAATTCACCTACACATGATAAATtcaccttttttttcttcatttattATCTTGAAAAGAATATAGAAAACGAGTACTATCCTTCCTGTCACATTGGTTCAAGTTAAAATAATATGTGCAATGTAATGCAATACTCATCAAAATATTTCTAGACTTGTACCATTTTTATTTGGGTTAAATGGTATCAACTAATCTTTCTTGCTTGGCTAGTTTATTATATTGTACTAATACTTTTTTAACCCTTTATTATGTAGTGGTTATATGTCTCCGGAATATGCAATGCATGGACAATTTTCAGTAAAATCAGATGTTTTTAGTTTTGGAGTCATGGTTCTTGAGATTATAAGTGGAAAGAAGAATTCGTCTTCTTTTGATTCATGTCGTATTGACGACCTCTTGAGTTATGTGAGTATCAAGTCCCCAAAATTTCATGTGATGAACTCTGTTGGAatattcaaatcaaataaaaacatatcatttatttaatttgtggtTTCAGGCATGGAAACTGTGGAATAGTGATGAATCAGTATTTCAATTGCTGGATCCAGTTCTGCAAGAATCTTATAATCCAAATGAAGTTGAAAGATGTATTCAGATTGGATTATTGTGTGTACAAGAAAATCCAGATGAGAGGCCTACAATGGGGACCATAGCTTCATATCTTACAAATGATTCAGTTgaaatgccatatcctcaggaACCAGCATTTTTCATGAAAGGAAGGACAAGAAGGCATGCATCTGGACATGAATCATATTCATCAGGTCACACCACCAAATATTCTTTCTCATCCTCTGTAAATGACATGCCTACAACTGCTTTCTTCCCTCGATAGTCCTCCTTTTTTTTaggtataatataatataatataatatataacaaGATTTTAATTATCTTATACATAACTTATCACTTTACTTTTGTGCGTGTTGCGACTATTGCATagttttctctgtttttttcttcctttgttaTTCCTTCCTTAATTTTGACTTGAggaattgtttaattttatgtgTAACGTATCGAATATTTTTTAAGGGATATGTGTTAATTAATACGTTTAAAACAAAAGCTTAAAGTATACACagctatttttaaataaaactttattaatataacttaaaaaattCGTTTATAATAATGTTAGCTCCTAGATTTTACATATTAAACTGAGAATAATGGTGAAATATTGCTGATAATTCCAGAATCTATACTAAAGAGATATTGGAAAGAATTGGTAGGAAGGACataaatggtgagatgtggTTGCGGCAGAGTGGGTTAATCTAACATAACATGAAGTGGAGGAGATGAACtagtaagaaaaaaaaactggaagtgtaaattaattccaatttgCATGATTGCATCAAACTAAACCGCCACAACCAGTGTCAAAGaccagaaaaagaaagagccATGTTGGTAAACCCTGTTCCAGAAGTGGGTGAGGAGGCATGTGGGAAAGCTGATCCGGAAAGAAGGGCCAAGTGACAATGATGGTGGAAGGAAAAAGCTtacattttatattttgatgcaACATACAgtttgtaatttattttgaaacCTTGTAAATgtttaaaaaggaaaataatagaattttctgatttctttccTCTTGTCAatgatcaatttatttttaggtgatttttttttgagcaggagtaatatttttcatagtaattaaaatattatgtttTGGTTAATAAGAgtgtgatatgtttgttgattttgaataaaatttgatcaatttaaaaataatatttgatatttttttttcaaaaatattataatacataaaaaaactaattattaaatcggttatcatatatttatacatacatgtattttatataaataattaatttttatgtatactaatataataattattattttattaatttattgtcatgttctattttaaaaaaataaaaatattattttataagatTATGTTATGTATACACTAAAATCATTCATTAAAATCAGtcattagtataaaatacatgttagaatataaatatatattgaaaataaattaaactatatatgtatttatgcACAAATACATTGataactgattttagtataagaacaatatatttgtattttataataGAGTTATGCTACGTGTATATCAAAATCAACTACCAAAATTAACCAccaatacaaaatatatattgaaatataaatacataataaaaataaattaaattacacatatatttatatacaaatacattaataactgattttaatgaCTCGGCATTTTTGTTTATAATAAATGATAGACATTGCCGACAACTAAGAACCACTATGATAGACAAATTGGCTAGCTAACTGAAAATGCCACAAAATTCTCAAGGTACGATTTGACTTATTCAGTTATTAGTGAATTCTTTCCGTACAAACTTTGTAATACCCTAATACTTTTAAACTGAGTTAAactttatttgaattatatttagtagttgatatttaaaaatttgcaaaaattttcttttaaaacaaatgtaaaatatttatataaaattactaatatgAAAAACGGGCATGCTAAACTATGAAGGCATAACAAGGACAAGCTTTACTCATACCAAATAATTATAACAAGAAACATCATAGTTACAATTGCAATCACTCAATAAGGATAAAACAAGACACACagaaaatcctaattctcttaATTTGTATAACTATGGCTAAAACAATCGCATATTCTTCCTTCTTAACGTAAACGCTTAATGTTTTGTATCTACGTCCTCGATAGTTTGTTCCCACGAATGCACTTGTCTTTTCACCTCAACTGAGTAGTGTATTGCTTTGTACTGCATCGTTCCTGAAGATGGAACGGAGAGAGGGGTGAGAAACAAAAGTTTCTCAGTAGTTTATCTATATGGTGTCATCGTATCCATCTCCAACCACTCcgagttttaaaataaaaacagtgATAACGCAATGTtgttcaattattatttttaaaagttccTGTTAGTCAGAGTGGTGTGACTTTTAGATGCTTCTCATTTACTTATGTTATGACATGTGTGATGTATACAAAATGCCTATAGCGTTAAAACATTTAAATGTATCTAAACTCATAAACCTTATTTTGATGTTCTCGTAGGCTACAAAGCAAggcaaaatacaaaataaataagagaagaatACTACCATTGGCATAAATAAGTCAAGTAGAATagatctaaataaaaataaagatcttaAACAATATCATCcatcaaataaaaagaaactttGGATAAAAGAATGATCTTTGAATGcaatcataatcataaattaaaaagaataaaagaagaacaaTCATGATCATACTTTTCATTGTACTTTTCATTACTTTTTATCGTAGCTTTTATGGAAGGTATTGAGCTCAAACCGGTATAAAAGGTGGGAGtccccttcccttaccgaaggttcttatcccaaacgttttggcgatcaccttcccttaccgaagaaTCATATCgatatcttgtctttgggggtcaccttcccttaccgaaggatcattccTTCAGTTCAATTTACAATCAAGGTTATTTAGGCATACACAAGAAGGGAGTCATATCAAcaaacatattattattatataaaattgatgggaTAGTctccttcccttaccgaaggttctTATCCCAAAGGTTTGCCGATCACTTTTCCTTACTGAATGATCATCTCGATTCGATCACCTTTCCTTACCGAATGATCATCTCGattatcttgtctttgggggtcacattcccttaccgaaggatcattccCTCAGTTCTTTAATGCATATAAGATTGTTATTATAATGCATAATGCGTATGAAAGAAAGAGACATTATACCATGACATGCAAATAAAGCTAACATCTATGTTCGAAAACATTTAAAACATGCATATAAAAATTACCACAAAAACCCTACCTCGAGTGAAGTTCCGATAGGTATTCCGATGCAAAATAGATGTGGCTTATTAGTGAAGAAAGACTTGTTCCATAGCTAGACTTTGTGTATACTAGAATGTTTTGTATAGAAGAAGGGAATAGAATGAGAAAGGAAGGATCAAATAGCTTAGGAAGCATTTAGGTGAAATCTTTAATCTGAAACGTCACTTTGTGAGCCCTATAACATTTTCTAAGTTTGGAATTTGGAAATAGCTATTAGAGACAAATTTATAGATAATTGAATTAGCTTTAAAACAAATCTTAAACGAAGTCAATTAGATAACCACAGCTTGAGATATTCTCAAAATACTATTAGTATATCAGGCTGGCTAATAAGAGCACGATTTTCTCCTATGAACTTGTAACCGATTTATCtacctaatttaatttgaatttgattttatactaAACTTAAGGAATAGAGCTagtattcttatctttttatataaCTAAATATCATTCTAATTGCCTTAATTCCTAAGATTCCTTCACCGGAAAATTTTGGGCATTTTAGGCTGATTAGTCTTTGTAACGTCTGTTATAAGTTTGTAACTAAAATTATTGCTTCAAGACTGAAAAAATTTATGCCCACACTTATCTCTAACACCCAATCTAGTTTTGTGCCTGGTAGGGTAAGCGCAGATAATATTTTAGTCGCCCAAGAGGTGGTTCACACTATGAGAAACAAAAAGCATGGGAAGGGTTTTATGGCTATAAAAATTGACTTCGAAAAAGCCTATGATAGGCTAAATTGGGCGTTCATAATGGACACTCTTAAGGACGCCGGTAT encodes the following:
- the LOC107467134 gene encoding cysteine-rich receptor-like protein kinase 10 isoform X1 — translated: MSFLKLILFNYLCFFLSLITTFNLFITEASNNNNNNHSNELDYLKCDCLNNKTISPIIPTTIYRSNLQTLLTSLSSHAATAGFYNATAGGGHPNETIYGMYMCRGDVSNQTCQECVETAKQEIGSRCGNNSKEGIIWYHQCFLRYSNRSFFSTLDEWPRLEYIVHNNGSNAGNEGSYGWLLASTLNEAIEEAKSKMKKFATKHASLNGSKNVYTLVQCTPDLWREDCSKCLNDLMKDIPMCCLGTDGGMVLSPSCNLMFGLRQFYSNVTIRTTWNSLPNSRLGKYQTKLSGKPSGRRLKIIIASTVPIVAFLMLYFFGYHFRRINALRRYKAILKENFGNESTTLESLQFDLVTIEEATNNFSCANLIGKGGFGEVYKGILSDGREIAVKRLSITSEQGIAEFKNEVLLIAKLQHRNLVALLGFCLQEGEKILIYEFVPNKSLDYFLFGSELHRLLSWCERFKIIGGIASAILYLHEYSRLKIIHRDIKPSNILLDANMNPKISDFGMARMVAIDQDQGRTRRIVGTYGYMSPEYAMLGKYSEKSDIFSFGVMILEIVSGKKNSSYDSYYNDGLLSHAWKQWRDGTPFEILDPNLHESCSQMEVIRCIQVGLLCVQENPNDRPQMAEVVSYLSNLSIELPFPHEPAFFVHGRMNPNMVALEVDSGHLSNCSTQHSLNEMSISISVPR
- the LOC107467134 gene encoding cysteine-rich receptor-like protein kinase 19 isoform X2; translated protein: MSFLKPILLQICLFLFFKFSIDEANDNNQLEYLSHSCSTNKTFPPNTTYESNLHTLVTSFSSVAATAEFYSTTSSGGDATGVTIYGMFMCRGDIKSQKCQKCIEMATQKIALSCPNSKEAIIWYHECMVRYSNRSFFSTVDEWPRPKYISHHETSNITTEGSYGWLLATTLNDAIAEAAKSANANKKFATKHVSLGGSQNVYTLVQCTPDLSSQDCSKCLNDVMKDIPICCLGTDGGMVLYPSCNLMFGLHRFYSDANLPINWYQLPKPFVGKPLSGKPSGRRLKIIIASTVPIVAFLMLYFFGYHFRRINALRRYKAILKENFGNESTTLESLQFDLVTIEEATNNFSCANLIGKGGFGEVYKGILSDGREIAVKRLSITSEQGIAEFKNEVLLIAKLQHRNLVALLGFCLQEGEKILIYEFVPNKSLDYFLFGSELHRLLSWCERFKIIGGIASAILYLHEYSRLKIIHRDIKPSNILLDANMNPKISDFGMARMVAIDQDQGRTRRIVGTYGYMSPEYAMLGKYSEKSDIFSFGVMILEIVSGKKNSSYDSYYNDGLLSHAWKQWRDGTPFEILDPNLHESCSQMEVIRCIQVGLLCVQENPNDRPQMAEVVSYLSNLSIELPFPHEPAFFVHGRMNPNMVALEVDSGHLSNCSTQHSLNEMSISISVPR